The Maniola hyperantus chromosome 9, iAphHyp1.2, whole genome shotgun sequence genome includes a region encoding these proteins:
- the Nnp-1 gene encoding ribosomal RNA processing protein 1 homolog, which yields MKLPDKKNPKKQKTKMKTITKPKKEKVFLVAQEFKFARLLSGNEKRTRDRVLKTLKKWLSNCFEKKYEFKEDDFIRVWKGLFYAVWMSDKPLVQEDLCESIAATLDLFPPDQIEYAIMMIKAGFKVLATEWYGIDQHRMDKFLMLVRRYLRGSFRCLQRCEWKLTSCQMFADMLCSSDGILALKTPLYARNAASLMLHVTDCYLEELSKVSKGEIPDESLVALLYPISVQVCGGEGTLAMSCRSVLTNLIKQSELGLEYDIATSAWNKLGCPAGGPEALERVSDDDSDDDDDDVGSEQADESLKNGKQNNGPEPLDPRAGRVDVTLEPLPVPARMVAEQLRILMATASSKAYKRAKICLERFEELSRNQYPLRVPAGEAAGPEPRPQRAEPKRAATRLRALEKLLVKQSDELALRGLSRKHRKRLLAKSRSGVNIVDELLSSGSIPADSTNGAWHVETTATEDKNKQSESNKENKAVDKKKNRKRKLQEKASQEQSKKPKVDRNNKSKQLETKKNKVKDKKVIKNSNENKQNLKIESGKKENKNKIVMIKNNKISNSDKGKDNKLSDGSNKVKDTISKEKKKTIQDKVVNIKTNKPTNDITNKPIVKKQKGLNAKHVNKNFNPQLYVNKVKYYQKRVNAIMKKDGTPKKKVNMETPKKVKFVLKNNSMQETVDYYKSVRQSPNIPFDSSKLPTKTNLKPSTPSPINPFFKKKLKLKKF from the exons ATGAAACTCCCTGACAAAAAGAACCCCAAAAAGCagaaaacaaaaatgaaaacTATAACCAAACCTAAAAAGGAGAAGGTATTTCTTGTTGCTCAAGAATTTAAGTTTGCACGTCTTCTTTCTGGAAATGAGAAGAGAACTCGCGATCGTGTTCTTAAAACGCTGAAAAAATGGCTGTCGAACTGTTTTGAGAAGAAATATG AATTTAAAGAGGATGATTTTATCAGAGTATGGAAAGGTCTCTTCTATGCTGTTTGGATGTCCGACAAACCCTTAGTGCAG GAGGATCTGTGTGAGAGTATTGCAGCAACCCTGGACTTGTTTCCGCCAGACCAAATAGAATATGCTATAATGATGATCAAAGCAGGCTTCAAGGTCCTTGCCACAGAGTGGTATGGAATCGATCAGCATAGAATGGATAAATTTCTTATG TTAGTCCGGCGTTACCTTCGCGGCAGCTTCCGCTGTCTGCAGCGATGCGAATGGAAGCTCACAAGCTGCCAGATGTTTGCCGACATGCTGTGCTCTAGTGATG GTATCCTGGCGTTAAAGACGCCATTGTACGCAAGAAACGCAGCCTCCTTGATGTTGCACGTCACAGACTGCTACTTGGAAGAATTATCtaag GTGTCCAAAGGTGAAATCCCGGACGAGAGTCTAGTGGCTCTACTATACCCGATCAGCGTGCAAGTGTGTGGTGGGGAGGGCACTCTTGCTATGTCTTGTAGGAGTGTACTTACTAATTTAATCAAACAAAGCGAACTCGGATTGGAGTATGATATTGCAACATCTGCTTGGAACAAG ttaGGTTGTCCCGCTGGTGGCCCTGAGGCTTTGGAGCGCGTGTCAGATGATGACagcgatgacgatgatgatgacgtcggTTCTGAACAAGCTGACGAATCCCTGAAAAATGGCAAACAAAATAACGG ACCGGAGCCGCTGGACCCGCGCGCGGGGCGCGTGGACGTGACGCTGGAGCCGCTGCCCGTGCCGGCGCGCATGGTGGCGGAGCAGCTGAGAATACTGATGGCCACCGCCTCGTCCAAGGCCTACAAGCGAGCCAAGATATGCTTGGAACG TTTCGAAGAGCTGAGTCGTAACCAGTACCCGCTGCGGGTGCCAGCCGGCGAGGCGGCGGGGCCGGAGCCCAGGCCGCAACGCGCCGAGCCCAAGCGCGCCGCCACCAGGCTGCGCGCGCTCGAGAAACTGCTCGTCAAGCAGTCCGACGAGCTGGCCCTAAGAG GTTTAAGTCGAAAACATCGTAAAAGACTTTTGGCAAAAAGTAGATCTGGAGTTAATATTGTGGATGAATTATTGTCTTCTGGAAGCATACCGGCTGATTCGact AATGGCGCTTGGCACGTTGAAACCACAGCGACAGAAGACAAAAACAAGCAAAGCGAgtccaataaagaaaataaggCTGTTGACAAGAAAAAGAACAGAAAGCGGAAACTTCAAGAAAAGGCCAGTCAAGAGCAAAGCAAAAAACCTAAAGTCGACAGAAACAATAAATCGAAACAGTTAGAAACTAAGAAGAATAAAGTTAAGGATAAAAAGGTTATAAAAAATAGCaatgaaaacaaacaaaatctTAAAATAGAAAGTggcaaaaaagaaaataaaaataaaattgtaatgataaagaataataaaatatcaaatagtGATAAGGGTAAAGATAACAAGCTATCAGATGGTAGTAATAAAGTTAAAGACACAATTAGTaaggaaaagaaaaaaacaatacaGGACAAAGTAGTAAAcattaaaacaaacaaaccgACAAATGATATTACGAATAAACCTATTGTTAAAAAGCAAAAAGGTTTGAATGCTAAGCACGTGAATAAAAATTTTAACCCGCAACTTTAtgttaataaagtaaaatactATCAGAAACGAGTGAACGCTATAATGAAAAAAGACGgtactccaaagaaaaaagtTAATATGGAGACACCGAAAAAGGTGAAATTCGTACTAAAAAATAACAGCATGCAAGAAACTGTAGACTACTACAAAAGTGTGAGACAGAGTCCGAATATACCTTTTGATAGCAGTAAACTGCCGACCAAAACAAATCTGAAACCATCTACACCGTCGCCTATCAATCCGTTTttcaaaaagaaattaaaattaaagaaattttaA